One Paraburkholderia phytofirmans OLGA172 genomic window carries:
- a CDS encoding LysR family transcriptional regulator: MDTLLNMRVFVRVVEAGSFTAASESFNSTTGAMSRAVSDLEAYLRTRLLNRSTRRLSLTTAGERYLERCRYILAEVDAAAEEASGAQERPVGALKMHSFASIGQHYVLPAIAKYRALYPQVTVELTLSQRMPDLFEGNSDVAVVAASSLPDSELVSHLLGSTFSVLCASPAYVSAHGAPNQPCDLARYECLTLNTPAFPINEWLLEGPAGSELMRVNGQVQVNIAESLIVAIREGMGIGILPAYAAVDGLRDGTLVRVLPSHTLQRTNIYAIYPSRRFVDAKIKTWVEFLRSHLPGVIERDQALLAELAGPHL, from the coding sequence ATGGATACGCTACTAAATATGAGAGTGTTCGTGCGTGTCGTCGAAGCTGGCAGCTTCACCGCGGCGTCTGAATCATTTAATTCTACGACCGGTGCGATGTCTCGCGCAGTGTCCGATCTCGAAGCTTACCTTCGAACTCGTCTTTTGAATCGCTCGACCAGACGATTGTCACTCACGACCGCCGGCGAACGGTACCTGGAGCGCTGTCGTTATATTCTGGCTGAAGTCGATGCCGCGGCGGAAGAAGCGAGTGGCGCACAAGAGCGGCCTGTGGGCGCGCTAAAGATGCACAGCTTTGCGAGCATCGGCCAGCACTATGTGCTACCAGCGATTGCGAAGTATCGCGCCCTGTATCCTCAGGTCACCGTCGAGCTAACGTTGTCGCAGCGCATGCCTGACTTGTTCGAAGGCAATAGTGACGTCGCGGTCGTTGCGGCCTCGTCGCTTCCCGACTCAGAGTTGGTTTCGCATCTGCTCGGATCGACGTTCAGCGTTCTTTGCGCCTCACCGGCATACGTCAGCGCTCACGGCGCCCCAAATCAGCCATGCGATCTGGCGCGGTATGAGTGCCTTACTCTAAACACCCCTGCGTTTCCGATTAACGAGTGGCTTCTGGAGGGTCCTGCAGGAAGCGAGTTGATGCGTGTGAATGGGCAGGTACAGGTCAACATCGCCGAATCACTGATTGTTGCGATCCGAGAAGGTATGGGAATCGGGATCCTTCCCGCTTATGCGGCAGTGGATGGGTTGCGAGATGGCACGCTGGTGCGCGTTCTGCCAAGTCATACACTACAGAGGACGAATATTTACGCTATCTACCCGTCACGTAGATTCGTAGATGCTAAAATAAAAACATGGGTCGAGTTCCTGCGCTCGCATCTTCCGGGCGTAATCGAGCGCGACCAGGCTTTGCTGGCGGAACTGGCAGGGCCACATCTGTGA
- the rpoD gene encoding RNA polymerase sigma factor RpoD, whose amino-acid sequence MAGAARQIPAGNLPIADGSPSGSGVGKRNRTGRAPLLNQHLPVEETGERRQQFRALIHLGKERGFLTLPEISEQLQETFSASDALEIVVSTFAELGIAVYEQMPDSETLLLHGNAVEPFPDDQTEDDVESVIFTMDSEFGRTTDPMRMYMRELPSKPLLTRNEEVSVAMRIEVALLAIVQVISSCPTTVATILEFARRVERDEMGIDELVDGMMDDALVAASAARTAEGDAEMDACPSVEMKDKGALAKTAELRLDQLKNICLTRFARVAQKFEAMRLARAKHGEKSDSFATAQRAVCNELRPIRFTASIIELLCADIHAAVGEGRGTEGQMLRLLVDICGMPRDEFLASFPANSMNLGWGAGLVREQHPYSDSVARVLPTIELHQRRLIDIGNRMGLPFHELKLLHLQTTIAERKMRQAKHEMTVANLRLVISIAKKYVNRGIQFADLIQEGNIGLMRAVDKFEYRRGWKFSTYATWWVRQAVSRAIADQGRTIRVPVHLVESINKLNRISRDSWQQSGKQSDPGMLAELTGIPERKIRGIMKIPKEPFSMDMPVTEGGVTSIGELIADPAAESPADLTMRANMRVVVKKALDTLTRREAMVLRLRFGIDTLSDSTLEEVGKQLDVSRERIRQIESKAIRKLLDSSCVDTLRDLLGDG is encoded by the coding sequence ATGGCAGGCGCTGCACGACAAATTCCGGCAGGAAATCTACCTATCGCAGACGGCAGTCCTTCTGGGAGCGGGGTCGGAAAGCGGAACCGTACAGGGCGGGCGCCACTGCTAAATCAACATCTCCCCGTTGAGGAAACTGGCGAGCGCAGACAGCAATTTCGCGCGCTAATCCACCTGGGAAAAGAACGCGGTTTTTTAACGCTGCCGGAGATCAGCGAGCAATTACAAGAGACTTTCTCGGCAAGCGACGCATTGGAAATCGTAGTCAGCACGTTCGCCGAATTGGGCATCGCTGTCTACGAACAAATGCCCGATTCCGAAACGCTACTGTTGCATGGAAACGCGGTTGAGCCTTTCCCAGACGACCAGACGGAAGATGACGTCGAAAGTGTCATTTTTACAATGGACTCAGAATTCGGTCGTACGACCGATCCGATGCGGATGTACATGCGAGAACTCCCTTCGAAACCGCTGCTAACACGAAACGAAGAGGTCAGTGTGGCCATGCGGATCGAGGTCGCTTTGTTAGCGATCGTGCAGGTAATTTCATCATGTCCGACTACTGTCGCTACCATTCTTGAATTCGCCCGCCGCGTTGAGCGTGACGAAATGGGTATTGATGAGCTCGTGGATGGAATGATGGACGACGCACTTGTAGCAGCCAGCGCGGCGCGCACGGCTGAGGGTGACGCGGAAATGGACGCTTGTCCTAGCGTAGAAATGAAAGACAAGGGAGCCCTCGCGAAGACGGCAGAACTTCGTCTCGACCAACTGAAGAACATTTGCCTAACGCGATTCGCACGCGTCGCTCAGAAATTCGAAGCGATGCGGCTTGCCCGCGCCAAACATGGGGAGAAGTCTGATTCGTTCGCGACTGCACAGAGGGCGGTTTGCAACGAACTGCGCCCAATTCGGTTCACCGCGTCAATCATAGAGCTTCTGTGTGCTGACATCCATGCGGCGGTGGGGGAAGGGCGGGGTACCGAAGGCCAAATGCTCAGGCTGCTGGTGGACATCTGTGGAATGCCACGAGATGAATTCCTCGCGTCATTCCCTGCAAATTCTATGAACCTCGGCTGGGGAGCCGGTCTAGTCAGGGAGCAACATCCATACAGCGATTCGGTGGCACGGGTCCTGCCGACCATAGAATTGCATCAGCGAAGGTTGATCGATATTGGCAACCGAATGGGCCTGCCTTTCCATGAACTGAAGCTATTACATCTACAGACGACGATTGCTGAGCGAAAAATGCGCCAAGCCAAACATGAGATGACGGTAGCCAACTTGCGGCTGGTGATTTCAATCGCAAAGAAATATGTGAATCGCGGCATACAGTTCGCAGATTTGATCCAGGAGGGAAACATTGGCTTGATGAGAGCGGTAGACAAATTCGAGTATCGTCGCGGGTGGAAGTTTTCAACTTATGCGACGTGGTGGGTGCGCCAGGCTGTCTCCCGCGCGATTGCGGACCAAGGGCGTACTATTCGCGTACCGGTGCACTTGGTCGAATCGATCAACAAGTTAAACCGGATCTCGCGCGATAGTTGGCAGCAGTCCGGCAAGCAGTCAGATCCGGGCATGCTGGCCGAACTTACCGGGATTCCTGAGCGCAAGATTCGCGGTATCATGAAAATTCCCAAGGAACCGTTCTCAATGGACATGCCAGTCACTGAGGGAGGTGTTACGAGTATTGGTGAGCTGATTGCAGACCCTGCAGCTGAGAGTCCCGCCGACTTGACCATGCGAGCGAATATGCGCGTTGTCGTAAAGAAGGCTCTCGATACCCTAACGCGTCGCGAAGCAATGGTGTTGAGACTGCGCTTTGGGATAGACACGCTCTCCGATAGCACACTCGAAGAAGTGGGCAAACAGCTCGATGTGTCGCGCGAGCGGATTCGTCAGATTGAAAGCAAGGCAATACGCAAGCTTCTTGACTCCAGTTGCGTGGACACCCTCAGAGATCTGCTAGGCGATGGGTAA
- a CDS encoding DUF3331 domain-containing protein: MQRKPRARDVWDGILSLLEPRDVDRNGTLKSAAPEKLKRERVRCERNVKPRRDAARRDCRDARNRFIRVIDGPCEGKITVSWHDSQHCHYEEQTWRIGTAVQNGNCALSGQSIIVGDAVFRPFGRPRSSNADEMILVRVLTDLSGKK; encoded by the coding sequence ATGCAAAGGAAACCGCGGGCAAGAGACGTGTGGGATGGGATACTAAGCTTACTTGAACCTCGCGACGTTGACAGAAATGGGACGTTAAAGTCGGCGGCTCCAGAAAAACTGAAGCGGGAAAGAGTGCGGTGCGAACGAAACGTCAAGCCGAGAAGGGACGCCGCTCGGCGAGATTGCCGCGATGCCCGGAATCGCTTTATACGGGTTATCGACGGACCATGTGAAGGAAAAATTACCGTATCGTGGCACGACTCTCAGCATTGTCACTATGAGGAGCAGACGTGGCGCATCGGCACCGCAGTTCAGAACGGAAATTGTGCGCTTAGCGGACAATCAATCATCGTCGGCGACGCAGTATTTCGCCCCTTTGGACGCCCTCGATCGAGCAATGCCGACGAGATGATTCTGGTGCGCGTATTGACGGACTTATCCGGGAAGAAATAG
- a CDS encoding MarR family winged helix-turn-helix transcriptional regulator, translating to MGYADIMTTICVDESTDELLQLIVHAQVTMRRRANRQLKASLGVSFSQAVVLALLLPNKSPVVGEIAESYCIDKSAAARLLSRLEERGLIARERDANDRRMVRPVLTEAGRVLAEKGLRELTAVEDRALSGWMPTEVRALRDILRRVVR from the coding sequence ATGGGTTATGCCGACATCATGACAACCATCTGCGTCGATGAATCGACTGACGAACTTCTTCAGCTGATAGTACACGCTCAGGTGACGATGCGGCGCAGAGCAAATCGCCAGCTCAAGGCCTCTCTCGGTGTTAGTTTTAGCCAAGCCGTCGTGCTTGCGCTGCTATTACCTAATAAAAGTCCGGTGGTTGGCGAGATCGCGGAAAGCTACTGCATCGACAAAAGCGCTGCAGCACGTCTTTTGAGCCGATTGGAAGAACGCGGTCTCATTGCACGCGAGCGGGATGCAAACGATCGGCGAATGGTGCGCCCCGTTCTAACCGAAGCGGGTCGAGTATTGGCAGAAAAGGGGCTTCGTGAGTTGACCGCCGTGGAAGACCGAGCACTCTCTGGATGGATGCCGACCGAAGTACGAGCCCTGCGGGATATCCTACGTCGAGTGGTAAGATAA
- a CDS encoding CaiB/BaiF CoA transferase family protein, producing MLMPTSSQQSALAGLRVLDLSRVLAGPWASQLLGDLGADVVKVERPGAGDDTRAWGPPWLPDGKGEPTDESAYFLSANRNKRSITIDLSKPEGQQLVKQLAANADILIENFKVGGLQQYGLDYNSLAALNPRLIYCSITGFGQTGPYAARPGYDFLIQGMGGLMSLTGRPDGTEGDGPLKVGVALTDVMTGLYASVGVLAALTNREKTGSGQHIDLALLDVQIAALANQASNYLVGGVVPRRMGNAHPSIVPYQDFPTSDGYMIVAVGNDGQFSSFCNALGQREWALDERFATNPQRVTHRAELIALIRSVTATRTTDEWVDAMKAAGVPCGPINSLDKVFADPQVQARGVRVEISRPGMAAVPLVANPIRMSVSSIDYQRPPPALGEHTMEVLTNWLAMSEADIADLRMRKIV from the coding sequence ATGCTTATGCCAACCTCATCTCAACAAAGCGCTCTGGCGGGCCTGCGAGTGCTGGACCTGTCGCGCGTGCTGGCCGGTCCGTGGGCGAGCCAGTTGCTGGGCGACCTGGGCGCCGATGTCGTCAAGGTCGAGCGCCCCGGTGCTGGCGACGATACCCGCGCGTGGGGGCCGCCGTGGCTCCCCGACGGCAAGGGCGAGCCGACCGACGAATCCGCCTATTTCCTCAGCGCGAACCGCAACAAGCGTTCGATAACGATTGATCTGAGCAAGCCTGAAGGCCAGCAGTTGGTGAAGCAACTCGCCGCCAATGCCGACATTCTGATAGAGAATTTCAAGGTCGGTGGCCTTCAGCAATATGGTCTCGACTACAACAGCCTGGCTGCACTGAATCCGCGTCTCATCTACTGTTCAATCACCGGCTTCGGGCAGACTGGACCGTATGCGGCACGCCCGGGGTATGACTTCCTCATCCAGGGGATGGGCGGGCTCATGAGCCTGACCGGCCGGCCCGACGGCACGGAGGGTGATGGGCCATTGAAGGTTGGCGTAGCACTGACCGACGTCATGACCGGCTTATACGCGTCCGTCGGTGTGCTAGCCGCCCTCACCAATCGGGAAAAAACGGGCAGCGGTCAACATATCGACCTTGCTCTGCTCGACGTACAGATTGCCGCGCTCGCAAATCAGGCTTCGAACTATCTGGTGGGGGGCGTTGTGCCCCGTCGAATGGGCAATGCCCATCCAAGCATCGTTCCGTATCAGGACTTTCCAACTTCCGACGGCTACATGATCGTTGCTGTGGGAAACGATGGGCAGTTCTCAAGTTTCTGCAACGCTCTGGGCCAGCGGGAATGGGCATTGGACGAGCGCTTTGCGACGAATCCCCAACGTGTCACTCACAGGGCGGAACTGATCGCGTTGATTCGCAGCGTGACGGCCACCCGAACTACCGATGAATGGGTTGACGCCATGAAAGCCGCGGGTGTGCCCTGCGGGCCGATCAATAGCTTGGACAAGGTGTTCGCGGATCCCCAGGTGCAGGCGCGCGGAGTGCGCGTAGAGATTTCCCGCCCCGGTATGGCCGCAGTGCCATTGGTGGCCAATCCGATCCGGATGTCTGTCTCGTCAATCGATTACCAGCGCCCGCCGCCGGCTTTGGGCGAGCACACCATGGAAGTGCTCACGAACTGGCTAGCAATGAGTGAGGCGGACATAGCCGATCTGCGGATGCGAAAAATCGTGTGA
- a CDS encoding acyl-CoA dehydrogenase, translated as MSSSHNNATFQWDDPLLLNQQLSDEERMVRDSARSYCRERLAPRVLDAFRREHTDTTIFREMGELGLLGATIPEAYGGAGLNYVSYGLIAREVEAVDSGYRSMMSVQSSLVMLPIATFGTEAQKQKYLPKLASGEWIGCFGLTEPNHGSDPGGMGARARKVPGGYSLSGAKMWITNSPIADVFVVWAKDDEGAIRGFVLEKGMHGLDTPAIHGKVSLRASITGEIVMDEVFCPEENAFPDVRGLKGPFTCLNSARFGIAWGALGAAEDCWQRARQYVLDRQQFGRPLAANQLIQKKLADMQTEIALGLQGCLRLGRMKDEGTAAVEITSIMKRNSCGKALEVARVARDMMGGNGISDEFGVARHLVNLEAVNTYEGTHDIHALIIGRAITGIAAF; from the coding sequence ATGAGTTCTTCGCACAACAATGCCACGTTTCAATGGGACGATCCTTTGCTGTTGAACCAGCAGTTGAGTGACGAGGAGCGCATGGTTCGCGACTCAGCGCGTTCATATTGTCGGGAGCGGCTTGCACCTCGCGTGCTCGATGCGTTTCGCCGGGAACACACCGACACGACAATCTTCCGGGAGATGGGCGAACTCGGTCTGCTCGGAGCGACGATCCCGGAAGCCTACGGTGGTGCGGGACTCAACTACGTCAGCTATGGGCTGATCGCGCGCGAGGTCGAAGCAGTGGACTCCGGTTACCGGTCGATGATGAGTGTGCAAAGCTCACTGGTCATGCTGCCCATCGCGACGTTCGGCACCGAGGCACAGAAACAGAAATACCTGCCCAAGCTGGCCAGCGGTGAATGGATTGGCTGCTTCGGGCTGACCGAGCCGAATCATGGTTCGGATCCCGGGGGCATGGGGGCACGCGCGCGAAAAGTGCCTGGCGGCTATAGCCTGAGCGGCGCAAAAATGTGGATCACGAACAGCCCGATTGCCGATGTCTTCGTGGTCTGGGCAAAGGACGACGAAGGCGCAATCCGCGGCTTCGTCCTCGAGAAGGGCATGCATGGGCTGGACACGCCCGCCATACACGGGAAGGTCAGCCTGCGCGCGTCCATAACCGGCGAAATTGTCATGGACGAAGTGTTCTGCCCGGAGGAAAACGCCTTTCCGGACGTGCGCGGATTGAAAGGACCTTTCACCTGCCTGAATTCCGCACGCTTTGGCATCGCCTGGGGCGCGCTCGGTGCCGCCGAAGATTGCTGGCAGCGCGCGCGCCAATATGTGCTGGACCGGCAGCAGTTCGGTCGGCCCCTTGCAGCTAATCAGCTCATTCAGAAAAAATTGGCCGACATGCAGACGGAAATTGCACTCGGTCTGCAGGGTTGTCTTCGGCTCGGCCGCATGAAGGACGAAGGCACGGCAGCAGTCGAGATTACTTCGATCATGAAACGCAACTCGTGCGGCAAGGCACTCGAGGTGGCGCGTGTCGCTCGCGACATGATGGGCGGCAATGGCATCAGCGATGAATTCGGCGTAGCGCGCCACCTCGTGAATCTCGAGGCGGTCAACACCTACGAGGGAACACACGACATCCACGCGCTGATCATCGGGCGCGCCATCACCGGCATCGCTGCCTTCTGA
- a CDS encoding LysR substrate-binding domain-containing protein: MRRKVPSTAALTVFEAAARNQSFTKAADELAITQSAVCRQVAALESFLGVKLFQRSRRGVALTEAGASYSQQVTARLDDVERDTLELMSKGAAGGTLELAVVPTFATKWLLPRMGSFTAQYPGIAVNLTARTRPFLFDDTRLDAAIYAGEATWPGTEGHFLMRENLIAVCCPGLMPSQKRAASAEWFRCTLLQQSTRPYAWRHWFLSCGMQIEGDMAGPRFELFSMITEAAIQGMGVALIPPFLIEDELRRELLVQIVDHAYLSDRSYYLTYPEQKASNAALTAFRSWLESQARDYREPVGLG, from the coding sequence GTGCGAAGAAAAGTCCCGTCCACTGCTGCGCTGACAGTTTTCGAAGCTGCGGCGCGTAATCAGAGCTTCACCAAGGCTGCTGATGAACTGGCGATCACCCAAAGCGCCGTGTGCCGGCAGGTCGCCGCACTGGAGAGCTTTCTGGGCGTCAAACTATTTCAACGAAGCCGACGCGGAGTCGCGTTGACGGAAGCTGGAGCGAGCTACAGTCAGCAGGTGACGGCCCGCCTGGACGATGTCGAGCGCGACACACTTGAGCTTATGTCAAAGGGCGCGGCTGGCGGGACGCTCGAACTGGCTGTCGTGCCTACGTTCGCAACCAAGTGGTTGCTGCCCCGTATGGGTTCGTTCACGGCACAGTACCCCGGCATTGCCGTGAATCTCACTGCACGTACGCGTCCGTTCCTCTTCGACGACACGCGCCTCGATGCAGCTATCTACGCTGGAGAAGCCACGTGGCCCGGGACCGAGGGACATTTCCTCATGCGCGAAAATTTGATCGCCGTATGCTGTCCCGGTCTTATGCCGTCCCAAAAGCGGGCAGCTTCTGCAGAATGGTTCCGCTGCACACTTTTGCAACAGAGCACCAGGCCTTACGCGTGGCGACATTGGTTCCTCTCGTGTGGCATGCAGATCGAAGGGGACATGGCGGGTCCGCGCTTCGAATTGTTCTCAATGATCACGGAGGCGGCGATTCAGGGCATGGGCGTTGCGTTGATTCCGCCATTTCTCATCGAGGACGAACTACGGCGAGAACTTCTCGTTCAGATTGTCGACCACGCCTACCTAAGCGACCGGTCATACTATCTGACCTATCCCGAGCAGAAGGCCAGTAATGCCGCGTTGACTGCGTTTCGAAGCTGGCTCGAATCGCAGGCCCGGGACTACCGGGAGCCTGTTGGTTTGGGCTAG
- a CDS encoding efflux transporter outer membrane subunit, giving the protein MKQLLCKAGLASLLLAVVACTVGPNYEVPKDAMINAPGAAGSLTDANGQEVTVGTVPSNWWHLYDDPVLDGLVRDALHSNTDLRVAASNLARASFVTEEAQEAGGLSGKASGALARAQESGEAFLLPEKVPVANEGDFGISVSYQFDLFGTLKRGVESAGADQQAVQAAGDVARITVVADVVRSYVENCAAGEEQQVAQHSLDLQDESLALTKRLRDAGRSNEPDVTRSRAQAATLRADMPRFTARKRAALYRLAMLTGRTPNDLPPAVGACNKTPRIAQPIPVGDGAALLKRRPDIRQAERKLASATARVGVATGSLYPTVSIGASVGATGVAEDLGTAPTQRWNVGPMITWVFPANGARARVRAAEATTSLALAQFDGVVLNALRETESSLASYAGDLARAAALKDAQQLARRSADETHRFYLAGRQSSLADLDGMRTLSSADSQVAAAETQVTLDQVNLFLALGGGWESE; this is encoded by the coding sequence ATGAAACAACTTCTTTGCAAGGCCGGTCTTGCCTCCCTCCTACTGGCCGTTGTGGCGTGCACGGTCGGTCCGAACTATGAAGTACCGAAAGACGCGATGATCAACGCACCCGGCGCCGCCGGTTCGTTGACGGACGCAAACGGCCAGGAAGTCACCGTTGGGACAGTGCCTTCGAACTGGTGGCATCTGTACGACGATCCTGTGCTCGACGGGCTGGTGCGGGACGCGTTGCACTCGAACACCGACCTGCGGGTCGCTGCCTCCAACCTGGCGCGCGCCAGCTTTGTCACCGAGGAAGCGCAGGAGGCCGGCGGACTCTCAGGTAAAGCCAGCGGTGCGCTAGCGCGTGCGCAGGAATCAGGCGAAGCATTTCTGCTCCCGGAAAAAGTCCCTGTCGCCAACGAAGGCGACTTCGGTATCAGTGTCTCCTACCAATTCGACCTGTTCGGTACGCTGAAACGCGGCGTCGAGTCGGCCGGAGCCGATCAGCAAGCGGTCCAGGCAGCAGGCGACGTAGCGAGGATCACGGTAGTCGCAGACGTTGTGCGGTCGTATGTCGAGAACTGCGCGGCAGGTGAAGAACAGCAGGTCGCCCAACATTCGCTGGACTTGCAAGACGAGAGCCTCGCGCTGACAAAACGATTGCGCGACGCCGGGCGCTCCAATGAGCCTGATGTCACGCGCTCGCGAGCCCAGGCAGCCACACTGCGCGCAGATATGCCGCGCTTCACCGCCCGCAAGCGGGCCGCGCTGTACCGCCTTGCGATGCTGACCGGACGCACGCCGAACGACTTGCCCCCGGCCGTTGGCGCCTGCAACAAGACCCCGCGGATCGCTCAGCCCATTCCGGTCGGCGATGGCGCGGCACTGCTGAAACGTCGTCCCGATATCCGTCAGGCCGAGCGCAAGCTGGCTTCCGCGACCGCGCGGGTCGGCGTAGCGACCGGTTCGCTCTATCCGACCGTGAGCATCGGCGCGTCGGTTGGCGCGACCGGGGTCGCCGAAGACTTGGGAACCGCGCCGACCCAGCGCTGGAACGTCGGCCCCATGATCACCTGGGTGTTTCCGGCCAACGGAGCACGGGCACGGGTTCGGGCTGCGGAAGCGACAACATCACTCGCACTCGCGCAGTTCGATGGAGTGGTCCTGAATGCGTTGCGCGAAACCGAAAGCAGCTTGGCGAGTTATGCCGGCGATCTCGCACGGGCGGCTGCCCTGAAGGACGCCCAGCAGTTGGCACGCCGCTCCGCCGACGAAACCCATCGTTTCTATCTGGCCGGACGGCAGTCTTCGCTGGCAGACCTCGATGGCATGCGCACACTGAGTTCGGCCGATTCGCAGGTGGCCGCCGCCGAGACGCAGGTTACACTGGATCAGGTCAATCTGTTCCTCGCGCTCGGCGGCGGCTGGGAGTCGGAATAG
- a CDS encoding HlyD family secretion protein, whose protein sequence is MKKPLPSVALLARVTLTLVVVVVAALVLWHLAGYYMYAPWTRDGHVGANVIQVAPDVSGLIVQVDVNDNQAVRRGQVLFVIDPERYELALHQAEATFAQREATFDQARREAARNKTLGDLVARELLEESEARVKQADAACAEAQVAIGVARLNLQRATIVSPVGGYLSDRAPRTGEFVTAGRSVLAITDTSSFHVDGYFEETKLRGIAIGQPVTISVMGEGRALHGHVQSIVAAIEDRDRAQGTNLLPNVNPAFSWVRLAQRIPVRIALDDIPPDFQLIAGRTATVSIDEHRAVANDASRQPGALKQSAQAAKPASGSAQ, encoded by the coding sequence GTGAAAAAACCTCTACCTTCTGTCGCGCTGCTGGCACGGGTCACTCTGACGCTGGTCGTGGTCGTCGTCGCCGCCTTGGTGCTGTGGCATCTGGCCGGCTACTACATGTACGCACCGTGGACCCGCGACGGCCACGTCGGCGCTAACGTGATCCAGGTCGCACCGGACGTCTCCGGACTGATCGTTCAGGTCGATGTCAACGACAACCAGGCTGTCAGGCGCGGTCAGGTGCTGTTCGTAATCGACCCGGAGCGCTACGAGTTGGCGCTGCACCAGGCTGAGGCGACTTTTGCGCAGCGCGAGGCGACGTTCGATCAGGCCCGTCGGGAAGCCGCTCGCAACAAGACGCTCGGCGATCTTGTCGCTCGTGAATTGCTCGAAGAAAGCGAGGCGCGGGTCAAGCAGGCTGACGCCGCATGCGCCGAGGCGCAAGTCGCAATCGGCGTGGCCCGCCTTAATCTGCAGCGGGCCACGATCGTCAGCCCGGTCGGCGGCTATCTGAGCGATCGCGCTCCGCGTACCGGCGAGTTCGTGACAGCCGGACGCTCGGTGCTCGCGATCACCGACACGAGCTCATTCCACGTCGATGGATATTTCGAAGAAACCAAGTTGCGCGGGATCGCGATCGGGCAACCGGTGACGATCAGCGTCATGGGCGAGGGCCGCGCGCTGCATGGCCATGTGCAAAGCATCGTCGCAGCGATCGAGGATCGCGACCGCGCGCAAGGTACCAACCTGCTGCCGAACGTGAACCCGGCATTTAGCTGGGTGCGGCTCGCACAACGGATCCCGGTGCGGATTGCGCTGGATGATATCCCGCCGGATTTCCAGTTGATTGCCGGCCGCACGGCGACCGTCTCGATAGATGAACATCGTGCTGTGGCGAACGACGCAAGCCGGCAGCCGGGGGCGTTGAAGCAGTCCGCGCAAGCGGCAAAACCGGCAAGTGGAAGCGCGCAATGA
- a CDS encoding DUF1656 domain-containing protein, whose translation MIGEVDIVGVFIPALLWMMLIAYGINLVIRKLLERSPFYKLVWHRSIFDLGLYVIVLGIVVSLSHR comes from the coding sequence ATGATCGGTGAAGTCGACATTGTCGGCGTCTTTATCCCCGCGCTGCTGTGGATGATGCTGATCGCTTACGGCATCAACCTGGTGATCCGCAAGCTACTAGAGCGCTCCCCTTTCTACAAACTCGTCTGGCATCGGTCGATCTTCGACCTAGGGCTGTATGTGATTGTGCTCGGCATTGTCGTCTCGCTTTCACATCGTTGA